One region of Oncorhynchus keta strain PuntledgeMale-10-30-2019 chromosome 24, Oket_V2, whole genome shotgun sequence genomic DNA includes:
- the LOC118402906 gene encoding putative sodium-coupled neutral amino acid transporter 10 isoform X4, with the protein MTAAASNWGLIMNVVNSIVGVSVLTMPFCFKQCGIVLGTLLLFFCSWMTHQSCMFLVHTANSTKRRTYAGLAFHAYGKPGKTLVETSMIGLMLGTCIAFYVVIADLGSNFFAQLLGLPVSFGFRVLLLITVSLFIVLPLSLQRNLMSSIQSFSAMALMFYTFFMFTMVLSSFKHGLLSGFWLGRVSLVRWDGVFRCLPICGMAFACQSQVLPTYDSLDEPSIKRMSTIFTTSLNVVTTFYITVGFFGYVSFTDDIAGNVLMNFPSNLVTEMIRVGFMMSVAVGFPMMILPCRQAINTMLFEQQKDGTFAAGGYMPPLRFKMITLAIVFGTMLGGILIPNVETILGLTGATMGSLICFICPALIYRKIQKNGLTAQLVLWVGLGILLVSTLTTLSISASDSIPKQAPPPPASVKSAIFGVLPDVPDIRNAVEKPVAVKQPEVKPVLVERPKAPAAVEPDRPVERQQEQAEPPQIKGPEQAGADMKKKEVQLDRPDAGVAVPDGEAHRHEPPIPHDEVQIEKRKNDAELEEEKNQPAAGREEGQSEGGEKKEVVVKKEEVEEAEAQFNEVLEKPDPGVGKKQEVLPLKEVEKLEPVKEVLAVKDMVAEQALVDDSAKAPDAAGKREPAAPVPVAVVPGAAEVAAAPEAKEEREGGAEDKMDVIKKMVAEGQLDHAVLLQVIKEQQEQQKRLLDQQEKLLAVIQEQHQEMHPKKTDGAPEADAEKGVQEEGGASKPKDPDQDGPALASDAKEPKGAGALQAGGAEPHVQPQNEVLPVEKSAEEQVVKVVLPVIPKEVVQEVPKQTIVAGAALEAPKERELGARGVPLGQKVAEGEKLEPDQPKHRKEQPPPAKAEDQPGKGSVEAVVDKDKERMEKETLEEERINREVQARVEKERLERERRGKLVREQEMEKDQVKKERAEKERLGKERAEREKVDKEKAEQERIQWEKEKTEREVMERAKRGGRGEEQALAVAGPGPVEPGELGAVKKSGRDLKERAAVQSDSRDFVEAQPQVIHEKEKARDQGDMDLRRRRRALGVGGAGGESREGELEPFFDMGGSDLHAALGGALVHTRQIKQTSELERDE; encoded by the exons ATGACGGCGGCGGCTTCAAACTGGGGTTTGATCATGAACGTGGTCAACAGCATCGTTGGAGTGAGCGTTCTGACCATGCCGTTCTGTTTCAAACAG TGTGGGATAGTGCTGGGGACTTTGTTGCTGTTCTTCTGTTCGTGGATGACCCACCAGTCGTGTATGTTTCTGGTCCACACGGCTAACAGCACCAAACGCAGGACCTATGCTGGCCTAGCTTTCCATGCCTACGGCAAACCAGGCAAAACACTGGTGGAGACCAG TATGATAGGTCTGATGTTGGGGACCTGTATTGCCTTTTATGTCGTCATCGCTGACCTGGGCTCTAATTTCTTCGCCCAATTGTTGGGCCTACCG GTGTCATTTGGTTTCCGTGTGCTGCTGCTGATCACGGTGTCTCTGTTCATCGTGCTGCCTCTCAGTCTGCAGAGGAACCTGATGTCATCCATCCAGTCCTTCTCTGCCATGGCCCTCATGTTTTACACGTTCTTCATGTTCACG atgGTGCTGTCCTCATTCAAACACGGGCTACTCAGTGGCTTTTGGCTGGGGCGGGTCAGTTTGGTGCGCTGGGATGGTGTCTTTCGCTGCCTCCCTATCTGTGGCATGGCCTTCGCCTGTCAGTC GCAGGTGTTGCCTACCTACGACAGTCTGGACGAGCCCTCCATAAAACGCATGAGCACCATCTTCACCACCTCCCTCAATGTCGTCACCACCTTCTACATCACG GTGGGCTTCTTTGGTTACGTCAGTTTCACGGACGACATAGCCGGTAACGTTCTGATGAACTTCCCTTCTAACCTGGTGACAGAGATGATCCGGGTGGGCTTCATGATGTCAGTGGCTGTGGGCTTCCCCATGATGATACTGCCCTGTAGACAGGCCATCAACACCATGCTGTTCGAACAACAG AAGGACGGGACGTTTGCTGCAGGGGGGTACATGCCTCCACTTCGTTTTAAGATGATCACCCTCGCCATAGTCTTCGGAACCATGCTGGGAGGCATCCTCATCCCCaatg TGGAGACCATCCTGGGACTGACTGGAGCCACCATGGGCTCCCTCATCTGCTTCATCTGCCCCGCACTCATCTACAGAAAGATACAGAAGAATGGACTCACTgcacag cTGGTGTTATGGGTGGGGTTAGGCATCCTGCTGGTCAGCACCCTTACCACGTTGTCAATCTCAGCCAGTGACTCCATCCCCAAGCaggcccctcctccccctgcatCGGTCAAGAGTGCCATCTTTGGGGTCCTTCCTGATGTTCCTGATATACGGAACG caGTAGAGAAGCCAGTGGCAGTGAAACAGCCTGAGGTGAAGCCTGTGTTGGTGGAGAGGCCTAAAGCCCCAGCTGCAGTAGAGCCAGACCGTCCAGTGGAGAGACAGCAGGAACAGGCTGAGCCCCCCCAGATCAAAGGACCTGAACAAGCAGGAGCAGACATGAAAAAGAAGGAGGTACAGCTGGACCGCCCCGACGCAG gTGTGGCGGTACCTGATGGGGAGGCCCATCGGCACGAGCCGCCCATCCCTCACGATGAGGTCCAGATAGAGAAGAGGAAGAATGACGCCgagctggaggaggagaagaaccaACCTGCAGCGGGAAGAGAAGAGGGGCAgtctgagggaggagagaagaaggaagtGGTGGTGAAAAAGGAGGAAGTGGAAGAGGCCGAGGCTCAATTCAATGAGGTGCTGGAGAAGCCTGACCCGGGCGTGGGGAAGAAACAAGAAGTCCTGCCCCTAAAGGAAGTGGAGAAACTTGAACCAGTGAAAGAGGTGCTTGCTGTGAAGGATATGGTGGCTGAGCAGGCGCTGGTTGATGATTCGGCCAAAGCCCCAGATGCTGCTGGGAAAC GTGAACCGGCGGCCCCAGTTCCTGTAGCAGTGGTTCCTGGGGCAGCGGAGGTGGCTGCTGCTCCAGAAgcaaaggaagagagggagggaggagcagaggacAAAATGGATG TGATAAAAAAGATGGTTGCAG AGGGTCAGTTGGACCATGCCGTTCTGCTGCAGGTTATAAAGGAACAGCAGGAGCAGCAGAAGAGACTGTTGGACCAGCAGGAGAAATTACTGGCTGTCATACAGGAACAACACCAGGAGATGCACCCCAAAAAGAcag ATGGAGCTCCAGAGGCTGATGCAGagaagggagtacaggaggaggggGGAGCATCCAAGCCCAAAGACCCAGATCAAGATGGCCCTGCCCTGGCTTCAGATGCCAAGGAGCCCAAAGGAGCAGGAGCTCTACAGGCCGGAGGGGCCGAGCCTCACGTCCAGCCCCAGAATGAGGTCCTCCCTGTGGAGAAGAGTGCAGAAGAGCAGGTCGTCAAAGTGGTTCTCCCCGTGATCCCCAAGGAAGTAGTCCAGGAAGTCCCTAAACAGACAATTGTGGCAGGGGCAGCGTTGGAGGCCCCTAAGGAGAGGGAGCTGGGAGCTAGAGGGGTACCGCTGGGTCAGAAGGTGGCAGAGGGGGAGAAGCTAGAaccagaccagcccaaacacagaaaGGAGCAACCACCACCTGCTAAAGCTGAGGACCAGCCAGGGAAAGGATCGGTAGAGGCAGTAGTAGACAAGgacaaggagaggatggagaaagagacactggaggaggagaggatcaatAGAGAGGTGCAGGCGAGAGTGGAGAAGGAACGGttagaaagggagaggagagggaaactgGTGAGAGAGCAGGAGATGGAAAAAGACCAAGTAAAGAAGGAGAGAGCGGAGAAAGAGAGGCTGGGAAAGGAgcgagcagagagggagaaggtggaTAAGGAGAAAGCAGAGCAAGAGAGGATCCAGTGGGAGAAGGAAAAGActgagagagaggtgatggagagagctaagaggggaggaagaggggaggaacaGGCTCTGGCTGTAGCTGGGCCAGGACCTGTCGAACCAGGAGAACTAGGGGCTGTGAAGAAGAGTGGACGGGACCTGAAGGAGAGGGCAGCCGTCCAGTCAGACTCCAGGGACTTTGTGGAAGCCCAGCCCCAGGTGATCCACGAGAAGGAGAAGGCCAGGGACCAAGGAGACATGGAcctgaggaggagaaggagagccctGGGGGTAGGAGGTGCTGGAGGGGAGTCCAGGGAGGGTGAGCTGGAGCCCTTCTTTGACATGGGGGGGTCAGATCTCCATGCAGCCTTGGGGGGAGCACTGGTACACACACGCCAGATTAAACAGACCTCTGAGCTTGAGAGAGACGAGTAA
- the LOC118402906 gene encoding putative sodium-coupled neutral amino acid transporter 10 isoform X1 produces the protein MTAAASNWGLIMNVVNSIVGVSVLTMPFCFKQCGIVLGTLLLFFCSWMTHQSCMFLVHTANSTKRRTYAGLAFHAYGKPGKTLVETSMIGLMLGTCIAFYVVIADLGSNFFAQLLGLPVSFGFRVLLLITVSLFIVLPLSLQRNLMSSIQSFSAMALMFYTFFMFTIVMSSLRYGLISGSWFERVHLWRVRGVIQCLPIIATTFCCHPQVLPTYDSLDEPSIKRMSTIFTTSLNVVTTFYITVGFFGYVSFTDDIAGNVLMNFPSNLVTEMIRVGFMMSVAVGFPMMILPCRQAINTMLFEQQQKDGTFAAGGYMPPLRFKMITLAIVFGTMLGGILIPNVETILGLTGATMGSLICFICPALIYRKIQKNGLTAQLVLWVGLGILLVSTLTTLSISASDSIPKQAPPPPASVKSAIFGVLPDVPDIRNAVEKPVAVKQPEVKPVLVERPKAPAAVEPDRPVERQQEQAEPPQIKGPEQAGADMKKKEVQLDRPDAGVAVPDGEAHRHEPPIPHDEVQIEKRKNDAELEEEKNQPAAGREEGQSEGGEKKEVVVKKEEVEEAEAQFNEVLEKPDPGVGKKQEVLPLKEVEKLEPVKEVLAVKDMVAEQALVDDSAKAPDAAGKREPAAPVPVAVVPGAAEVAAAPEAKEEREGGAEDKMDVIKKMVAEGQLDHAVLLQVIKEQQEQQKRLLDQQEKLLAVIQEQHQEMHPKKTDGAPEADAEKGVQEEGGASKPKDPDQDGPALASDAKEPKGAGALQAGGAEPHVQPQNEVLPVEKSAEEQVVKVVLPVIPKEVVQEVPKQTIVAGAALEAPKERELGARGVPLGQKVAEGEKLEPDQPKHRKEQPPPAKAEDQPGKGSVEAVVDKDKERMEKETLEEERINREVQARVEKERLERERRGKLVREQEMEKDQVKKERAEKERLGKERAEREKVDKEKAEQERIQWEKEKTEREVMERAKRGGRGEEQALAVAGPGPVEPGELGAVKKSGRDLKERAAVQSDSRDFVEAQPQVIHEKEKARDQGDMDLRRRRRALGVGGAGGESREGELEPFFDMGGSDLHAALGGALVHTRQIKQTSELERDE, from the exons ATGACGGCGGCGGCTTCAAACTGGGGTTTGATCATGAACGTGGTCAACAGCATCGTTGGAGTGAGCGTTCTGACCATGCCGTTCTGTTTCAAACAG TGTGGGATAGTGCTGGGGACTTTGTTGCTGTTCTTCTGTTCGTGGATGACCCACCAGTCGTGTATGTTTCTGGTCCACACGGCTAACAGCACCAAACGCAGGACCTATGCTGGCCTAGCTTTCCATGCCTACGGCAAACCAGGCAAAACACTGGTGGAGACCAG TATGATAGGTCTGATGTTGGGGACCTGTATTGCCTTTTATGTCGTCATCGCTGACCTGGGCTCTAATTTCTTCGCCCAATTGTTGGGCCTACCG GTGTCATTTGGTTTCCGTGTGCTGCTGCTGATCACGGTGTCTCTGTTCATCGTGCTGCCTCTCAGTCTGCAGAGGAACCTGATGTCATCCATCCAGTCCTTCTCTGCCATGGCCCTCATGTTTTACACGTTCTTCATGTTCACG ATAGTCATGTCTTCTCTGCGTTACGGCCTGATCTCAGGCTCCTGGTTCGAGCGTGTACACCTGTGGCGGGTCAGGGGCGTCATACAGTGCCTGCCCATTATCGCCACCACCTTCTGCTGTCACCC GCAGGTGTTGCCTACCTACGACAGTCTGGACGAGCCCTCCATAAAACGCATGAGCACCATCTTCACCACCTCCCTCAATGTCGTCACCACCTTCTACATCACG GTGGGCTTCTTTGGTTACGTCAGTTTCACGGACGACATAGCCGGTAACGTTCTGATGAACTTCCCTTCTAACCTGGTGACAGAGATGATCCGGGTGGGCTTCATGATGTCAGTGGCTGTGGGCTTCCCCATGATGATACTGCCCTGTAGACAGGCCATCAACACCATGCTGTTCGAACAACAG CAGAAGGACGGGACGTTTGCTGCAGGGGGGTACATGCCTCCACTTCGTTTTAAGATGATCACCCTCGCCATAGTCTTCGGAACCATGCTGGGAGGCATCCTCATCCCCaatg TGGAGACCATCCTGGGACTGACTGGAGCCACCATGGGCTCCCTCATCTGCTTCATCTGCCCCGCACTCATCTACAGAAAGATACAGAAGAATGGACTCACTgcacag cTGGTGTTATGGGTGGGGTTAGGCATCCTGCTGGTCAGCACCCTTACCACGTTGTCAATCTCAGCCAGTGACTCCATCCCCAAGCaggcccctcctccccctgcatCGGTCAAGAGTGCCATCTTTGGGGTCCTTCCTGATGTTCCTGATATACGGAACG caGTAGAGAAGCCAGTGGCAGTGAAACAGCCTGAGGTGAAGCCTGTGTTGGTGGAGAGGCCTAAAGCCCCAGCTGCAGTAGAGCCAGACCGTCCAGTGGAGAGACAGCAGGAACAGGCTGAGCCCCCCCAGATCAAAGGACCTGAACAAGCAGGAGCAGACATGAAAAAGAAGGAGGTACAGCTGGACCGCCCCGACGCAG gTGTGGCGGTACCTGATGGGGAGGCCCATCGGCACGAGCCGCCCATCCCTCACGATGAGGTCCAGATAGAGAAGAGGAAGAATGACGCCgagctggaggaggagaagaaccaACCTGCAGCGGGAAGAGAAGAGGGGCAgtctgagggaggagagaagaaggaagtGGTGGTGAAAAAGGAGGAAGTGGAAGAGGCCGAGGCTCAATTCAATGAGGTGCTGGAGAAGCCTGACCCGGGCGTGGGGAAGAAACAAGAAGTCCTGCCCCTAAAGGAAGTGGAGAAACTTGAACCAGTGAAAGAGGTGCTTGCTGTGAAGGATATGGTGGCTGAGCAGGCGCTGGTTGATGATTCGGCCAAAGCCCCAGATGCTGCTGGGAAAC GTGAACCGGCGGCCCCAGTTCCTGTAGCAGTGGTTCCTGGGGCAGCGGAGGTGGCTGCTGCTCCAGAAgcaaaggaagagagggagggaggagcagaggacAAAATGGATG TGATAAAAAAGATGGTTGCAG AGGGTCAGTTGGACCATGCCGTTCTGCTGCAGGTTATAAAGGAACAGCAGGAGCAGCAGAAGAGACTGTTGGACCAGCAGGAGAAATTACTGGCTGTCATACAGGAACAACACCAGGAGATGCACCCCAAAAAGAcag ATGGAGCTCCAGAGGCTGATGCAGagaagggagtacaggaggaggggGGAGCATCCAAGCCCAAAGACCCAGATCAAGATGGCCCTGCCCTGGCTTCAGATGCCAAGGAGCCCAAAGGAGCAGGAGCTCTACAGGCCGGAGGGGCCGAGCCTCACGTCCAGCCCCAGAATGAGGTCCTCCCTGTGGAGAAGAGTGCAGAAGAGCAGGTCGTCAAAGTGGTTCTCCCCGTGATCCCCAAGGAAGTAGTCCAGGAAGTCCCTAAACAGACAATTGTGGCAGGGGCAGCGTTGGAGGCCCCTAAGGAGAGGGAGCTGGGAGCTAGAGGGGTACCGCTGGGTCAGAAGGTGGCAGAGGGGGAGAAGCTAGAaccagaccagcccaaacacagaaaGGAGCAACCACCACCTGCTAAAGCTGAGGACCAGCCAGGGAAAGGATCGGTAGAGGCAGTAGTAGACAAGgacaaggagaggatggagaaagagacactggaggaggagaggatcaatAGAGAGGTGCAGGCGAGAGTGGAGAAGGAACGGttagaaagggagaggagagggaaactgGTGAGAGAGCAGGAGATGGAAAAAGACCAAGTAAAGAAGGAGAGAGCGGAGAAAGAGAGGCTGGGAAAGGAgcgagcagagagggagaaggtggaTAAGGAGAAAGCAGAGCAAGAGAGGATCCAGTGGGAGAAGGAAAAGActgagagagaggtgatggagagagctaagaggggaggaagaggggaggaacaGGCTCTGGCTGTAGCTGGGCCAGGACCTGTCGAACCAGGAGAACTAGGGGCTGTGAAGAAGAGTGGACGGGACCTGAAGGAGAGGGCAGCCGTCCAGTCAGACTCCAGGGACTTTGTGGAAGCCCAGCCCCAGGTGATCCACGAGAAGGAGAAGGCCAGGGACCAAGGAGACATGGAcctgaggaggagaaggagagccctGGGGGTAGGAGGTGCTGGAGGGGAGTCCAGGGAGGGTGAGCTGGAGCCCTTCTTTGACATGGGGGGGTCAGATCTCCATGCAGCCTTGGGGGGAGCACTGGTACACACACGCCAGATTAAACAGACCTCTGAGCTTGAGAGAGACGAGTAA
- the LOC118402906 gene encoding putative sodium-coupled neutral amino acid transporter 10 isoform X2 — MTAAASNWGLIMNVVNSIVGVSVLTMPFCFKQCGIVLGTLLLFFCSWMTHQSCMFLVHTANSTKRRTYAGLAFHAYGKPGKTLVETSMIGLMLGTCIAFYVVIADLGSNFFAQLLGLPVSFGFRVLLLITVSLFIVLPLSLQRNLMSSIQSFSAMALMFYTFFMFTMVLSSFKHGLLSGFWLGRVSLVRWDGVFRCLPICGMAFACQSQVLPTYDSLDEPSIKRMSTIFTTSLNVVTTFYITVGFFGYVSFTDDIAGNVLMNFPSNLVTEMIRVGFMMSVAVGFPMMILPCRQAINTMLFEQQQKDGTFAAGGYMPPLRFKMITLAIVFGTMLGGILIPNVETILGLTGATMGSLICFICPALIYRKIQKNGLTAQLVLWVGLGILLVSTLTTLSISASDSIPKQAPPPPASVKSAIFGVLPDVPDIRNAVEKPVAVKQPEVKPVLVERPKAPAAVEPDRPVERQQEQAEPPQIKGPEQAGADMKKKEVQLDRPDAGVAVPDGEAHRHEPPIPHDEVQIEKRKNDAELEEEKNQPAAGREEGQSEGGEKKEVVVKKEEVEEAEAQFNEVLEKPDPGVGKKQEVLPLKEVEKLEPVKEVLAVKDMVAEQALVDDSAKAPDAAGKREPAAPVPVAVVPGAAEVAAAPEAKEEREGGAEDKMDVIKKMVAEGQLDHAVLLQVIKEQQEQQKRLLDQQEKLLAVIQEQHQEMHPKKTDGAPEADAEKGVQEEGGASKPKDPDQDGPALASDAKEPKGAGALQAGGAEPHVQPQNEVLPVEKSAEEQVVKVVLPVIPKEVVQEVPKQTIVAGAALEAPKERELGARGVPLGQKVAEGEKLEPDQPKHRKEQPPPAKAEDQPGKGSVEAVVDKDKERMEKETLEEERINREVQARVEKERLERERRGKLVREQEMEKDQVKKERAEKERLGKERAEREKVDKEKAEQERIQWEKEKTEREVMERAKRGGRGEEQALAVAGPGPVEPGELGAVKKSGRDLKERAAVQSDSRDFVEAQPQVIHEKEKARDQGDMDLRRRRRALGVGGAGGESREGELEPFFDMGGSDLHAALGGALVHTRQIKQTSELERDE; from the exons ATGACGGCGGCGGCTTCAAACTGGGGTTTGATCATGAACGTGGTCAACAGCATCGTTGGAGTGAGCGTTCTGACCATGCCGTTCTGTTTCAAACAG TGTGGGATAGTGCTGGGGACTTTGTTGCTGTTCTTCTGTTCGTGGATGACCCACCAGTCGTGTATGTTTCTGGTCCACACGGCTAACAGCACCAAACGCAGGACCTATGCTGGCCTAGCTTTCCATGCCTACGGCAAACCAGGCAAAACACTGGTGGAGACCAG TATGATAGGTCTGATGTTGGGGACCTGTATTGCCTTTTATGTCGTCATCGCTGACCTGGGCTCTAATTTCTTCGCCCAATTGTTGGGCCTACCG GTGTCATTTGGTTTCCGTGTGCTGCTGCTGATCACGGTGTCTCTGTTCATCGTGCTGCCTCTCAGTCTGCAGAGGAACCTGATGTCATCCATCCAGTCCTTCTCTGCCATGGCCCTCATGTTTTACACGTTCTTCATGTTCACG atgGTGCTGTCCTCATTCAAACACGGGCTACTCAGTGGCTTTTGGCTGGGGCGGGTCAGTTTGGTGCGCTGGGATGGTGTCTTTCGCTGCCTCCCTATCTGTGGCATGGCCTTCGCCTGTCAGTC GCAGGTGTTGCCTACCTACGACAGTCTGGACGAGCCCTCCATAAAACGCATGAGCACCATCTTCACCACCTCCCTCAATGTCGTCACCACCTTCTACATCACG GTGGGCTTCTTTGGTTACGTCAGTTTCACGGACGACATAGCCGGTAACGTTCTGATGAACTTCCCTTCTAACCTGGTGACAGAGATGATCCGGGTGGGCTTCATGATGTCAGTGGCTGTGGGCTTCCCCATGATGATACTGCCCTGTAGACAGGCCATCAACACCATGCTGTTCGAACAACAG CAGAAGGACGGGACGTTTGCTGCAGGGGGGTACATGCCTCCACTTCGTTTTAAGATGATCACCCTCGCCATAGTCTTCGGAACCATGCTGGGAGGCATCCTCATCCCCaatg TGGAGACCATCCTGGGACTGACTGGAGCCACCATGGGCTCCCTCATCTGCTTCATCTGCCCCGCACTCATCTACAGAAAGATACAGAAGAATGGACTCACTgcacag cTGGTGTTATGGGTGGGGTTAGGCATCCTGCTGGTCAGCACCCTTACCACGTTGTCAATCTCAGCCAGTGACTCCATCCCCAAGCaggcccctcctccccctgcatCGGTCAAGAGTGCCATCTTTGGGGTCCTTCCTGATGTTCCTGATATACGGAACG caGTAGAGAAGCCAGTGGCAGTGAAACAGCCTGAGGTGAAGCCTGTGTTGGTGGAGAGGCCTAAAGCCCCAGCTGCAGTAGAGCCAGACCGTCCAGTGGAGAGACAGCAGGAACAGGCTGAGCCCCCCCAGATCAAAGGACCTGAACAAGCAGGAGCAGACATGAAAAAGAAGGAGGTACAGCTGGACCGCCCCGACGCAG gTGTGGCGGTACCTGATGGGGAGGCCCATCGGCACGAGCCGCCCATCCCTCACGATGAGGTCCAGATAGAGAAGAGGAAGAATGACGCCgagctggaggaggagaagaaccaACCTGCAGCGGGAAGAGAAGAGGGGCAgtctgagggaggagagaagaaggaagtGGTGGTGAAAAAGGAGGAAGTGGAAGAGGCCGAGGCTCAATTCAATGAGGTGCTGGAGAAGCCTGACCCGGGCGTGGGGAAGAAACAAGAAGTCCTGCCCCTAAAGGAAGTGGAGAAACTTGAACCAGTGAAAGAGGTGCTTGCTGTGAAGGATATGGTGGCTGAGCAGGCGCTGGTTGATGATTCGGCCAAAGCCCCAGATGCTGCTGGGAAAC GTGAACCGGCGGCCCCAGTTCCTGTAGCAGTGGTTCCTGGGGCAGCGGAGGTGGCTGCTGCTCCAGAAgcaaaggaagagagggagggaggagcagaggacAAAATGGATG TGATAAAAAAGATGGTTGCAG AGGGTCAGTTGGACCATGCCGTTCTGCTGCAGGTTATAAAGGAACAGCAGGAGCAGCAGAAGAGACTGTTGGACCAGCAGGAGAAATTACTGGCTGTCATACAGGAACAACACCAGGAGATGCACCCCAAAAAGAcag ATGGAGCTCCAGAGGCTGATGCAGagaagggagtacaggaggaggggGGAGCATCCAAGCCCAAAGACCCAGATCAAGATGGCCCTGCCCTGGCTTCAGATGCCAAGGAGCCCAAAGGAGCAGGAGCTCTACAGGCCGGAGGGGCCGAGCCTCACGTCCAGCCCCAGAATGAGGTCCTCCCTGTGGAGAAGAGTGCAGAAGAGCAGGTCGTCAAAGTGGTTCTCCCCGTGATCCCCAAGGAAGTAGTCCAGGAAGTCCCTAAACAGACAATTGTGGCAGGGGCAGCGTTGGAGGCCCCTAAGGAGAGGGAGCTGGGAGCTAGAGGGGTACCGCTGGGTCAGAAGGTGGCAGAGGGGGAGAAGCTAGAaccagaccagcccaaacacagaaaGGAGCAACCACCACCTGCTAAAGCTGAGGACCAGCCAGGGAAAGGATCGGTAGAGGCAGTAGTAGACAAGgacaaggagaggatggagaaagagacactggaggaggagaggatcaatAGAGAGGTGCAGGCGAGAGTGGAGAAGGAACGGttagaaagggagaggagagggaaactgGTGAGAGAGCAGGAGATGGAAAAAGACCAAGTAAAGAAGGAGAGAGCGGAGAAAGAGAGGCTGGGAAAGGAgcgagcagagagggagaaggtggaTAAGGAGAAAGCAGAGCAAGAGAGGATCCAGTGGGAGAAGGAAAAGActgagagagaggtgatggagagagctaagaggggaggaagaggggaggaacaGGCTCTGGCTGTAGCTGGGCCAGGACCTGTCGAACCAGGAGAACTAGGGGCTGTGAAGAAGAGTGGACGGGACCTGAAGGAGAGGGCAGCCGTCCAGTCAGACTCCAGGGACTTTGTGGAAGCCCAGCCCCAGGTGATCCACGAGAAGGAGAAGGCCAGGGACCAAGGAGACATGGAcctgaggaggagaaggagagccctGGGGGTAGGAGGTGCTGGAGGGGAGTCCAGGGAGGGTGAGCTGGAGCCCTTCTTTGACATGGGGGGGTCAGATCTCCATGCAGCCTTGGGGGGAGCACTGGTACACACACGCCAGATTAAACAGACCTCTGAGCTTGAGAGAGACGAGTAA